CGCCCTGACCGAGGCCCTGGGCCTGGACCGGGTGGTGCTCGCGGGCCACTCGATGGGCGCGTTCGTGGCGGCGCTGGCAGCCGTACGGCACCCGGAACGGTTCGGGCCGCTGCTGCTGGTGGACGGCGGCATCGGCTTCCCCGCCCCCACGCACCTCTTGCCGGACGAGCTGATGACGGCGGTGATCGGCCCGGCCATGGACCGGCTGTCGATGACCTTCCCCGACCGGGCCGCGTACCGCTCGTTCTGGCAGGCGCACCCCGCGTTCGCGGACGCGTGGTCGGACGAGGTGGACGCGTACATCCAGCGCGATCTGACCGGGGACGAACCGGCCATGCGCTCCACGTGCCGGATCGAGGCGGTACGCACCGACGGCATCGGCCTCTTCGACGAGGAGGTCCTGACAGCGGTACGGAAGCTACCGGCCCCGGCGACGCTGCTGTGGGCGCAGCGGGGCCTGATGAACGAGGAACAGGGCCTGTACGACGAGACCCGCCTGGCAGCGGCCGACTTGGACGGCACGGGGGTGACACCGGTACCGGTGAGGGACGTCAAC
This sequence is a window from Streptomyces sp. NBC_01217. Protein-coding genes within it:
- a CDS encoding alpha/beta fold hydrolase — translated: MQVPVTGGELAVLRWPAREPDAPVVVALHGITANALSWGPVARLLDGRITLIAPDLRGRAGSSALPGPYGIATHTDDIAALTEALGLDRVVLAGHSMGAFVAALAAVRHPERFGPLLLVDGGIGFPAPTHLLPDELMTAVIGPAMDRLSMTFPDRAAYRSFWQAHPAFADAWSDEVDAYIQRDLTGDEPAMRSTCRIEAVRTDGIGLFDEEVLTAVRKLPAPATLLWAQRGLMNEEQGLYDETRLAAADLDGTGVTPVPVRDVNHYTLLTGERGGGEIARHLLALSGA